One window of Brevibacillus choshinensis genomic DNA carries:
- a CDS encoding GNAT family N-acetyltransferase, whose protein sequence is MVLIRDAHLRDLPAMLAIYNQAVNTLVATFDLEEQSLEQREVWFHKHGGRYPLVVAEDEGEVIGYCCLSAFREKPAYGKTAELSIYIAENQRGKSVGSALMTEIQKRTRELDYHAVISGITGGNEASVRLHEKFGFSLVGKLREVGFKFGEWHDVHYYEWMVKEAPSS, encoded by the coding sequence ATGGTGCTCATAAGAGATGCACATTTGCGTGATTTACCAGCCATGCTGGCCATCTACAATCAAGCTGTGAACACACTTGTCGCCACCTTTGACCTGGAAGAGCAGAGTCTAGAGCAGCGCGAAGTATGGTTTCACAAGCACGGGGGGCGTTATCCTCTAGTCGTCGCAGAAGATGAAGGCGAGGTCATCGGCTATTGCTGTCTTTCCGCTTTTCGTGAAAAGCCAGCGTACGGGAAGACGGCCGAGCTTTCCATCTACATCGCGGAAAATCAGCGAGGAAAGAGCGTTGGTTCCGCTCTGATGACCGAAATCCAGAAGCGTACACGGGAGCTGGACTACCACGCCGTGATCAGCGGGATTACGGGTGGAAACGAAGCCAGCGTCAGACTCCATGAGAAGTTTGGATTTAGCCTCGTCGGGAAACTGCGAGAGGTTGGCTTCAAATTTGGGGAATGGCATGACGTCCATTATTATGAGTGGATGGTAAAGGAAGCACCTAGCTCGTAA